One part of the Thermococcus litoralis DSM 5473 genome encodes these proteins:
- a CDS encoding translation initiation factor IF-6 gives MHIERLDFENSPYLGVFGLATDKFALVREGLQEKKLNVLREVLKVPVIETSIMKSRIVGIFAAANSSAVVVPYYIWDSELEKIKTSLEENGLDVRVEPVLSKLTAFGNLILVNDKAALISSKFTREEAKQFEDIFGVEVERGIIANYHAVGSVGVVTNKGGLVHPEATDEELEWLEDLFKVDFYVGTANMGVPFVGSCMIANSFGVVVGHLTTGPEIVKIEEALGFLG, from the coding sequence ATGCACATTGAAAGACTGGACTTTGAAAACTCGCCGTATCTTGGGGTATTTGGCTTAGCCACTGATAAGTTTGCCCTAGTTAGAGAAGGGCTTCAAGAGAAGAAGCTTAACGTCCTCAGGGAAGTTTTAAAGGTTCCGGTTATTGAAACGAGCATAATGAAGTCAAGAATAGTCGGAATATTCGCCGCTGCAAATTCAAGTGCTGTAGTGGTTCCCTACTACATCTGGGACTCCGAACTTGAGAAAATTAAAACTTCCCTAGAGGAGAACGGCCTGGATGTTAGGGTTGAGCCTGTCTTAAGCAAGCTCACCGCCTTTGGAAACCTTATACTTGTGAACGATAAAGCTGCTTTGATAAGCTCAAAGTTTACAAGGGAAGAAGCGAAGCAGTTCGAGGATATCTTTGGTGTCGAAGTTGAGAGGGGGATAATAGCCAACTACCATGCAGTTGGAAGCGTTGGGGTTGTTACGAATAAAGGCGGTCTTGTTCACCCCGAAGCAACTGATGAAGAACTTGAGTGGCTTGAAGACCTCTTCAAAGTTGATTTTTATGTGGGAACTGCCAATATGGGTGTTCCCTTTGTGGGTTCATGTATGATTGCAAATTCCTTTGGTGTTGTAGTTGGGCACCTCACAACTGGTCCTGAGATAGTTAAGATTGAAGAAGCATTAGGCTTTTTGGGGTGA
- a CDS encoding sodium-dependent transporter produces MEKVETGEHWGTRLGFIFAIIGAMVGSGNIWRFPRMMAMYGGGAFLIPYSIALFTVAIPLLIAEGIIGRETGKSTILGFAKYTGNKKYAWLGAWVAWVNIAIMFYYAVVNGWALAYFLKGLTGLYASYAPGKGLETWNAFISGWQPVLFTILVWIFTWYVMAVGVKRIEKVASFMVPSLILFLVIVIIRAITMPGADVGLTYMFKFDTTKLSNAEAWLQAYSQVLWSTGAGWGIYLTYSSYLKKNDDINLNSHITGFGDTSAALLGGLAVITTVAVTAPLIGLDPFKVYAEGNVGLTFIWLTELFPKVPAGFAIGTLFYLALFFAAFTSQIAITDVFVKNVADFGVPRKKAATYVAIIGLVAGLPAALSINWLNNQDWAWGVALLVSAIVISFIMVKTGLEKNRETANRGSDIKIGKWWDIMIGYVSPISIIIVMLWWLKQSIDWYPETWWNPLEIYSAGTVIVQWIIAAVAIWIIVNKVLMPKIEAKLTEEGV; encoded by the coding sequence ATGGAAAAAGTTGAAACAGGTGAACACTGGGGAACTCGATTGGGGTTTATTTTTGCCATTATAGGTGCAATGGTCGGCAGTGGTAACATATGGCGTTTTCCAAGAATGATGGCAATGTACGGTGGCGGTGCCTTCTTGATTCCCTACAGCATTGCATTGTTCACAGTTGCAATTCCACTGCTTATTGCAGAGGGTATCATAGGTAGAGAAACTGGAAAAAGCACAATCCTTGGCTTTGCAAAGTATACTGGGAATAAAAAGTATGCATGGCTTGGAGCATGGGTTGCATGGGTTAACATAGCAATTATGTTTTACTATGCAGTTGTCAATGGATGGGCACTCGCGTACTTCCTTAAGGGGCTTACTGGACTTTATGCAAGCTATGCTCCAGGAAAGGGTCTGGAAACATGGAATGCATTCATAAGTGGATGGCAACCAGTGCTATTTACAATACTCGTCTGGATATTTACATGGTACGTAATGGCAGTTGGTGTTAAAAGAATTGAAAAGGTTGCCAGTTTCATGGTCCCATCACTGATACTTTTCCTTGTGATTGTCATTATAAGAGCAATTACAATGCCAGGAGCTGATGTAGGCTTAACATACATGTTCAAGTTTGACACCACAAAGCTATCAAACGCAGAAGCTTGGCTTCAGGCATACAGTCAAGTGTTGTGGAGCACTGGTGCTGGATGGGGTATCTACTTAACATACTCCTCATATTTGAAGAAAAACGATGACATTAATCTCAACTCCCACATTACCGGATTTGGTGATACAAGTGCGGCACTTTTGGGCGGTTTGGCAGTAATTACTACTGTTGCCGTTACGGCACCCCTTATTGGGTTAGATCCTTTCAAAGTATATGCTGAAGGTAACGTGGGATTGACTTTCATTTGGTTGACTGAACTCTTCCCCAAAGTACCAGCAGGATTTGCCATAGGTACCCTCTTTTACTTAGCCCTGTTCTTTGCTGCATTCACATCACAAATAGCAATTACAGATGTCTTTGTTAAGAACGTAGCAGACTTTGGGGTTCCAAGAAAGAAAGCCGCTACCTATGTTGCCATCATCGGTTTAGTAGCAGGCCTTCCAGCGGCACTCAGTATTAACTGGCTCAACAACCAAGATTGGGCTTGGGGTGTTGCGTTGCTGGTTAGCGCAATTGTCATATCCTTCATAATGGTCAAGACAGGCTTAGAAAAGAACAGAGAGACCGCAAACAGAGGATCAGACATCAAGATCGGCAAGTGGTGGGACATTATGATAGGCTATGTTTCCCCAATAAGCATAATCATCGTCATGCTCTGGTGGCTCAAGCAGTCAATCGATTGGTATCCAGAAACCTGGTGGAATCCACTTGAGATTTATAGCGCGGGAACAGTAATTGTGCAGTGGATTATAGCTGCAGTTGCCATCTGGATTATAGTGAACAAAGTACTCATGCCTAAAATTGAAGCAAAGCTAACTGAGGAGGGGGTCTGA
- a CDS encoding NAD(P)/FAD-dependent oxidoreductase, whose product MKSKAEVVVIGGGSTGTSIAYHLAKLGADVVLVEKGYLGNGSTFRCATGIRQQFTDEANIKLQKYNVERWKKLSEELEYDVNFKQTGYLFLATTEEEVEAFKQNIKLHNKFGVPTRLITPEEAKEIVPLLNADEFLAGQWNPTDGKANPFKTVFAFARKAKELGAEIYEYTEVTDIIVENNEVKGVKTNRGTINADVVVNAANAWAPIINEMAGLDKEFIPIKPYKHQLVKTEPLKEGQIEPLVCPPAWNDSYVIQDGEDGGVLCGTGLEHGPTYDVTPTYDFLREVLKWATRIIPALKYVHILRQWAGFYAKTPDSNPAIGKINYIDGFYIAAGFSGHGFMMAPGVGEAMAELIVKGKTHVPLDWEWYDPHRFERGELRSTAFQIG is encoded by the coding sequence ATGAAGAGTAAAGCGGAGGTAGTTGTCATAGGCGGAGGAAGCACAGGGACTTCCATAGCCTACCACCTAGCAAAGCTTGGTGCTGATGTTGTTCTCGTTGAGAAGGGCTACCTTGGAAACGGCTCAACATTTAGGTGCGCAACTGGAATCAGGCAGCAGTTTACCGATGAGGCGAACATTAAGTTGCAAAAATACAACGTTGAAAGGTGGAAAAAGCTCAGTGAAGAGCTTGAATATGACGTAAACTTCAAGCAGACTGGTTATCTCTTCCTCGCAACAACTGAAGAGGAAGTTGAAGCGTTTAAACAAAACATAAAGCTCCACAACAAGTTCGGCGTTCCAACAAGGCTCATAACCCCAGAGGAGGCAAAAGAGATAGTTCCTTTATTAAATGCTGATGAATTCTTGGCTGGGCAGTGGAATCCAACCGATGGGAAGGCGAATCCCTTCAAAACGGTCTTTGCCTTCGCAAGGAAAGCCAAAGAGCTCGGGGCGGAGATTTATGAATATACTGAGGTAACTGACATTATCGTGGAAAACAACGAGGTCAAAGGAGTGAAAACAAACAGAGGGACTATAAACGCTGACGTTGTTGTTAACGCTGCAAACGCTTGGGCACCGATAATAAACGAGATGGCTGGACTGGATAAGGAGTTCATCCCAATAAAGCCCTACAAGCACCAGCTTGTTAAAACGGAACCACTTAAAGAAGGGCAGATTGAACCGCTTGTATGTCCTCCAGCATGGAACGACTCCTATGTAATTCAAGATGGGGAAGATGGCGGAGTTCTTTGTGGAACTGGACTAGAGCATGGCCCAACATACGATGTAACTCCAACGTATGACTTCTTAAGGGAAGTGCTCAAATGGGCAACGAGAATAATCCCAGCGTTGAAATATGTTCACATACTAAGGCAGTGGGCGGGGTTTTACGCAAAGACTCCGGACAGCAATCCGGCTATAGGAAAGATTAACTACATAGATGGATTCTACATTGCGGCTGGTTTCAGCGGACACGGCTTTATGATGGCTCCAGGAGTTGGAGAAGCAATGGCAGAGCTGATTGTTAAAGGAAAAACTCACGTGCCACTTGACTGGGAGTGGTATGACCCACACCGCTTTGAGAGGGGAGAGCTTAGGAGTACAGCTTTCCAGATAGGGTGA
- a CDS encoding (2Fe-2S)-binding protein, with amino-acid sequence MSEKGERIICRCNEVTLEEIEALIEQGVTDIEMIKRLLRIGMGPCQGRTCLPMVISIIARKTGKSPDEIKLPATRIPIRPVPAGVLVGDMNEE; translated from the coding sequence ATGAGTGAAAAGGGCGAGAGGATAATATGCAGATGTAATGAAGTAACTCTCGAGGAGATTGAGGCGCTAATTGAGCAGGGGGTTACGGACATAGAGATGATAAAACGTCTTTTGAGAATTGGGATGGGGCCTTGTCAGGGAAGAACGTGTCTTCCAATGGTGATCAGCATAATAGCAAGAAAAACCGGAAAGAGTCCGGATGAGATAAAGCTCCCCGCAACTAGGATTCCAATTAGACCAGTTCCAGCGGGAGTTCTGGTGGGTGATATGAATGAAGAGTAA
- a CDS encoding 50S ribosomal protein L39e, which produces MARNKPLAKKLRLAKAAKQNRRIPVWVIVKTNRKVLTHPKRRYWRRTKLKE; this is translated from the coding sequence ATGGCAAGAAACAAACCGTTGGCAAAGAAGCTCCGCTTGGCGAAGGCAGCTAAGCAAAATAGGAGAATACCTGTTTGGGTTATTGTGAAAACCAACAGGAAGGTTTTGACTCACCCCAAGAGGAGATACTGGAGGAGAACCAAGCTTAAGGAGTGA
- a CDS encoding proline racemase family protein — translation MFADHVFHVVDTHTEGEPTRIVLSGVNVKGEDIIEKREYFKEHYDWIRTALLHEPRGHSDQFGAVLVPSDIADFGVIYMDTSGYLDMCGHATMGVATVLVELGIIEKKEPYTTVKLETPAGLVEAKAKVKGGVVKEVTVVDVPSFYVGEFVIEYPGRGKIKVDVAFGGNFYVIADARDLGLRVRREYIKELIPTALKLIKVANEQIKVQHPRKGVQNRINLAMLTDEPEREDSDGKNVVIWGEGSVDRSPCGTGSASRVATLYSKGILKEGDIFVHESILGTQFRIKIVGTTKIGEYTAIIPEITGSAYITKISQDIISKNDPLWKGFLLR, via the coding sequence ATGTTTGCAGATCATGTCTTCCATGTTGTGGACACCCACACAGAGGGTGAACCTACAAGAATAGTCCTTTCTGGAGTGAATGTAAAAGGAGAGGACATCATAGAAAAGAGAGAATATTTTAAGGAACATTACGACTGGATTAGGACTGCCCTGCTCCATGAGCCCAGAGGACATTCGGATCAATTTGGGGCAGTTCTAGTTCCTTCGGATATAGCAGACTTTGGAGTTATATATATGGACACCTCTGGCTATCTCGACATGTGTGGACACGCGACCATGGGAGTTGCCACAGTGCTGGTGGAACTGGGGATCATAGAGAAAAAAGAGCCATACACAACGGTAAAGCTTGAAACTCCTGCAGGACTCGTGGAGGCTAAAGCTAAGGTAAAGGGTGGGGTAGTTAAAGAGGTCACCGTTGTTGATGTGCCAAGCTTTTATGTCGGAGAATTTGTGATAGAATACCCAGGAAGAGGGAAGATAAAGGTAGATGTAGCATTCGGCGGTAACTTCTACGTTATTGCAGATGCCAGAGATTTGGGACTTAGAGTCAGACGGGAGTACATAAAAGAGTTAATTCCCACAGCATTGAAGCTCATTAAAGTGGCCAATGAGCAGATAAAAGTGCAACACCCAAGGAAAGGTGTTCAGAATAGAATAAATCTCGCAATGCTCACCGATGAACCTGAAAGGGAAGATTCTGACGGAAAAAACGTCGTAATATGGGGAGAGGGAAGCGTAGATAGAAGCCCCTGTGGAACAGGGAGTGCTTCTAGAGTTGCTACTCTATATTCAAAAGGAATCCTAAAAGAGGGGGATATCTTTGTCCACGAGAGCATATTGGGAACTCAATTTAGAATCAAAATAGTTGGGACAACAAAGATTGGAGAATATACTGCAATAATTCCCGAAATTACAGGAAGTGCTTATATAACAAAAATTTCTCAGGATATTATTTCCAAGAACGACCCTCTTTGGAAGGGCTTCTTGTTAAGGTAA
- a CDS encoding NAD(P)/FAD-dependent oxidoreductase produces MKGDIVIIGGGITGIALAHELARRGEDVVVLEKRFIGSGSTFRCGTGIRQQFNDEANVQVMKRSVELWKKYSEEYGFPFKQTGYLFLLYSEEEINQFKENISIQNRFGVPTRLITPEEAKEIVPLLDVSEVMAASWNPTDGKADPFHATTAFALHAQEMGAKIYEYTEVKDIIIEKGEIKGVKTNKGIIKTGIVINATNAWAKLINAMAKVPIRIPIEPYKHQAIITQPIKKNTINPMVISFRYKDSYLTQTDHGGIIGGVGYEVGPTYDLSPSYTFLREVTAYLSKIVPAIRELLILRTWAGYYAKTPDSNPAIGRINEIDEYYIAAGFSGHGFMMAPAVAEMLSDLITKGKTSLPIEWYDPYRFERGELRQKALQMG; encoded by the coding sequence ATGAAAGGGGATATTGTTATCATCGGTGGAGGAATAACTGGCATTGCTTTGGCTCATGAGCTTGCCAGAAGAGGAGAAGATGTAGTGGTTCTCGAAAAGAGGTTTATAGGTTCTGGATCTACCTTTAGGTGTGGAACTGGAATCAGGCAGCAATTCAACGATGAAGCAAACGTCCAAGTCATGAAACGCTCTGTGGAGCTGTGGAAAAAATACAGCGAAGAATACGGATTCCCATTTAAGCAGACGGGTTATCTTTTCTTACTCTACAGTGAAGAAGAGATCAATCAATTCAAAGAGAACATATCAATCCAAAACCGCTTTGGCGTTCCTACAAGGCTCATAACTCCTGAAGAAGCAAAAGAGATAGTACCTCTTTTGGATGTAAGTGAAGTCATGGCGGCTTCATGGAACCCAACTGATGGAAAAGCCGACCCGTTCCATGCAACGACAGCTTTTGCCCTACATGCCCAAGAGATGGGAGCGAAAATATACGAATACACTGAAGTCAAAGACATAATTATAGAGAAAGGCGAAATTAAGGGAGTAAAAACCAACAAAGGGATTATAAAAACAGGAATAGTAATCAACGCGACCAATGCATGGGCTAAGCTCATCAATGCAATGGCCAAGGTGCCCATACGTATTCCTATAGAACCCTACAAACACCAAGCAATAATAACCCAGCCGATAAAAAAGAATACAATAAATCCGATGGTAATCTCTTTCAGATACAAAGATTCTTATCTAACTCAAACTGACCACGGTGGAATAATCGGAGGAGTGGGTTACGAAGTTGGCCCAACTTATGATTTAAGCCCCTCTTATACGTTCTTGCGCGAGGTCACAGCCTACCTCTCAAAGATAGTTCCTGCAATTAGAGAGTTGTTGATCTTGAGAACTTGGGCAGGCTATTACGCAAAGACTCCCGATAGCAACCCTGCAATCGGAAGGATAAATGAAATAGATGAGTACTACATTGCGGCTGGTTTCAGCGGACACGGCTTCATGATGGCTCCAGCAGTTGCGGAAATGCTTAGTGATTTAATAACCAAGGGTAAAACATCACTTCCCATTGAATGGTATGATCCTTACCGCTTTGAACGTGGGGAGCTCAGACAAAAAGCCCTGCAGATGGGTTGA
- a CDS encoding 4Fe-4S binding protein has protein sequence MNEIPKYLREGYLSVEELKKYVGLPSEERLRQRPVAVPECPQEIPCTPCKEICPTNAVLMEHPNAVPIVDYEKCVGCSLCVQICPGLAFFMVHYIGDKARVTMPHEILPVPKVGEKVVLLNRVGEEVGEGKVVTVIPREKSKGDTPIITVEMPIELAWDVRAVKVVRE, from the coding sequence ATGAACGAAATCCCCAAATACCTAAGGGAGGGCTATCTGAGCGTTGAAGAGCTGAAAAAGTACGTTGGTTTGCCAAGCGAAGAGAGATTAAGACAAAGACCCGTAGCCGTTCCCGAGTGCCCTCAAGAAATCCCGTGTACGCCGTGTAAAGAGATATGTCCCACCAATGCGGTTCTCATGGAACACCCGAATGCGGTTCCAATCGTTGATTATGAAAAGTGCGTCGGCTGTTCTCTGTGCGTGCAAATTTGCCCGGGACTGGCGTTTTTCATGGTGCACTATATTGGAGACAAAGCAAGGGTAACAATGCCTCACGAGATTCTCCCAGTTCCAAAGGTGGGCGAAAAAGTGGTTCTTCTCAACAGGGTCGGAGAGGAAGTAGGAGAAGGCAAAGTGGTCACAGTAATTCCGAGGGAGAAAAGCAAGGGGGATACACCAATTATAACCGTTGAGATGCCCATAGAGCTGGCTTGGGATGTTAGGGCTGTTAAGGTGGTGAGAGAATGA
- a CDS encoding FAD-dependent oxidoreductase, which translates to MRPLDLYEKDASKKVTIYFEGKALEAYEGEKLPVALLANGIYWITTSLQGRKRGAFTFGPLPVIVNGVKNINGRKTLVKDGMRIERQNYGEFQETVEIDESKGVLREVVDVAIIGGGIAGIGATLELQEYLTVALIEERGWLGGLMSLKSTQQEGFEEEPKKVIKELTSQFNDNVNVFKGTIALGVFDEGEYFLVPVVKKDQLIEIMAKRVVLATGAVENILLFENNEFPGVFRLDFALEVINKWGVAPGKRVAVVGRKPERITPELEKCNIEYIVVPNPKRVEGEEKVERLIDTNGNVYEVDAVIVSDYRLPDINPITQAGGKLKFKWGYYVPVLDEQNRIRDGIYVAGSANGIKPHYANYLEGKLVGAYILREFGYEATPAVYREKLEEYEPEPMPMQRIEFKDMNLEDVQICGCDVNLKKVDDVVKKGITDLQIVKRLTHLAMGFCQGRFCLFNGALLVSQRTGIDMAKIDLPVARPPLKNVRVKALAKGE; encoded by the coding sequence ATGCGTCCGCTGGATCTGTATGAGAAAGACGCTTCTAAGAAAGTCACAATATATTTTGAGGGCAAAGCTCTGGAAGCATATGAAGGAGAAAAACTTCCAGTGGCACTGCTTGCAAACGGCATTTACTGGATAACGACCAGTCTTCAGGGAAGGAAAAGGGGTGCATTCACTTTTGGCCCGTTGCCGGTCATTGTAAATGGAGTTAAGAATATAAACGGGAGGAAAACCCTCGTTAAGGATGGAATGAGAATAGAGAGGCAGAACTACGGTGAATTTCAAGAAACTGTGGAAATAGACGAAAGTAAGGGAGTTCTTAGGGAGGTTGTTGACGTCGCTATAATAGGGGGAGGAATAGCTGGAATAGGCGCAACTTTGGAGCTTCAGGAGTATCTAACAGTTGCCCTAATCGAAGAGAGAGGGTGGCTTGGAGGCTTAATGTCCCTAAAGAGCACCCAGCAGGAAGGGTTTGAAGAAGAACCCAAGAAAGTCATCAAGGAACTGACCTCTCAATTCAACGATAACGTTAATGTCTTCAAGGGTACAATAGCTCTTGGGGTTTTTGATGAAGGGGAATACTTCTTGGTTCCCGTAGTCAAAAAAGACCAGCTGATAGAAATAATGGCGAAGAGGGTTGTATTAGCTACCGGAGCTGTGGAAAATATTCTTCTCTTTGAGAACAACGAGTTTCCGGGTGTCTTTAGGCTCGACTTTGCTCTTGAGGTTATAAACAAGTGGGGAGTTGCTCCGGGCAAGAGAGTTGCCGTCGTTGGAAGAAAACCTGAGAGAATAACACCGGAGCTTGAAAAATGTAACATTGAGTACATTGTAGTGCCAAATCCAAAGCGCGTTGAAGGGGAAGAGAAAGTTGAGAGGCTTATAGATACCAACGGCAATGTGTATGAAGTTGATGCAGTCATCGTGAGTGACTACCGCTTGCCCGATATAAACCCAATCACCCAAGCAGGAGGAAAGCTCAAATTCAAATGGGGCTATTATGTTCCGGTTCTTGATGAACAAAACCGCATAAGAGATGGGATATATGTTGCGGGAAGTGCAAATGGAATAAAGCCCCACTATGCCAATTATCTGGAGGGTAAACTTGTAGGGGCTTACATCCTAAGGGAATTTGGCTACGAGGCCACTCCAGCAGTTTACAGAGAAAAGCTTGAGGAATATGAGCCCGAGCCAATGCCCATGCAGAGGATAGAGTTCAAGGACATGAACCTAGAGGATGTCCAAATATGCGGCTGTGATGTCAACCTAAAGAAAGTTGACGATGTAGTAAAGAAGGGAATAACTGATTTGCAGATCGTGAAGCGCCTTACCCACTTGGCAATGGGATTCTGCCAAGGAAGATTCTGCTTATTCAATGGTGCACTGCTTGTTAGCCAGAGAACCGGAATAGATATGGCTAAAATAGACCTTCCCGTTGCAAGACCCCCGCTTAAGAATGTGAGAGTGAAAGCTCTTGCCAAAGGAGAGTGA
- a CDS encoding FAD-dependent oxidoreductase, with the protein MRLTEHPILDFERVRGKEITIYFEGKPIKAYEGETIAMALHAAGIRTFQHSTKKHRPRGLFCAIGKCSSCLMKVNGIPNVRTCITLVEEGMQIERQEEKPALPKTTKPPKWKEPPRIEADVIVIGGGPAGMMAAINARDAGAKVVLLDENPMLGGQLVKQTHKFFGKREQFAGVRGIKIAEILSEELKRRNIEIFLETSAIMLLQNGEEKLVVGVRKNKELIEFKGKTVVVATGAMERMIPFENNDLPGVYGAGAIQTLMNTYGVKPGDRVLIVGAGNVGLILAYQLYQAGVKVEAIVEAMPKIGGYFVHAAKVRRLGIPILTRHTILRAEGKEKVERAVVAQLDENWNVIPGTEKVFEVDVIALAVGLRPSIELLHQVGCQIKYVPELGGHVVIRDSRMETTIKGIFVAGDSAGIEEATTAMLEGKIAGIGAALAAGVASPEWLKEIEKAQKELEEFRSGPFGRKVLEGLKKVVVE; encoded by the coding sequence ATGCGACTTACTGAACATCCTATTTTAGATTTTGAAAGAGTACGCGGAAAGGAGATTACAATTTATTTTGAAGGAAAGCCGATAAAAGCCTACGAAGGCGAAACAATTGCAATGGCTCTCCATGCTGCGGGTATAAGGACTTTCCAGCACTCCACTAAGAAGCACAGACCAAGGGGGCTTTTCTGTGCAATTGGGAAGTGTTCCTCATGCCTAATGAAGGTAAACGGTATCCCAAACGTAAGGACTTGTATAACACTTGTTGAAGAAGGCATGCAAATAGAGAGGCAAGAAGAAAAGCCTGCCTTGCCTAAAACCACAAAGCCACCCAAGTGGAAAGAACCGCCGAGAATAGAGGCAGACGTGATTGTGATTGGCGGTGGTCCAGCTGGAATGATGGCGGCAATAAATGCGAGAGATGCTGGGGCAAAGGTTGTTCTCTTAGATGAAAACCCGATGCTCGGAGGACAATTGGTTAAGCAGACCCACAAGTTCTTTGGTAAGAGAGAGCAGTTTGCTGGAGTTAGGGGAATAAAAATTGCCGAAATATTAAGCGAAGAGCTCAAGAGAAGAAACATTGAAATTTTCTTGGAAACCTCCGCAATAATGCTTCTACAAAATGGAGAGGAGAAGCTCGTTGTTGGAGTTAGAAAGAACAAGGAGCTGATAGAGTTCAAAGGGAAGACCGTTGTTGTCGCAACGGGAGCAATGGAAAGGATGATTCCCTTTGAGAACAACGATTTGCCCGGAGTTTATGGAGCTGGTGCGATTCAAACCCTAATGAACACTTACGGAGTAAAGCCGGGAGATAGAGTTTTAATAGTGGGAGCCGGCAATGTGGGACTAATTCTAGCATACCAGCTCTACCAAGCGGGAGTGAAAGTTGAGGCAATAGTTGAAGCAATGCCGAAGATAGGAGGCTATTTCGTTCATGCAGCCAAAGTTAGGAGACTCGGCATTCCGATACTCACAAGGCATACAATCCTAAGAGCAGAGGGCAAAGAAAAAGTTGAAAGAGCGGTTGTTGCTCAGCTCGATGAGAATTGGAACGTTATTCCGGGAACTGAGAAGGTCTTTGAAGTTGATGTAATTGCCCTAGCCGTTGGATTGAGACCGAGTATAGAGCTTCTCCACCAAGTTGGATGTCAGATAAAGTACGTTCCAGAGCTTGGTGGTCATGTTGTGATTAGAGACTCAAGGATGGAAACGACGATAAAGGGAATTTTTGTTGCTGGTGATTCGGCAGGTATTGAAGAGGCCACAACCGCAATGCTTGAAGGAAAGATAGCCGGAATTGGGGCTGCTTTAGCTGCGGGAGTTGCATCTCCAGAATGGCTTAAGGAGATAGAGAAAGCCCAGAAAGAGCTTGAAGAGTTCAGGAGCGGGCCATTTGGAAGAAAGGTTCTTGAAGGCCTTAAGAAGGTGGTGGTAGAATGA
- a CDS encoding 50S ribosomal protein L31e → MAEERIYVVPIRKVKKIVPRWKRAPRAARFVREFIARHTKADEVIIGTDVNEKIWERGIEKPPSKLRVKVTIEEREGVKVAEVHLA, encoded by the coding sequence ATGGCGGAAGAGAGAATTTACGTTGTTCCTATTAGAAAGGTCAAGAAAATCGTCCCAAGATGGAAGAGAGCGCCAAGAGCCGCTCGCTTTGTTAGAGAGTTCATAGCCAGGCACACAAAGGCAGATGAGGTCATAATAGGCACAGACGTTAACGAAAAGATCTGGGAGAGAGGCATCGAGAAGCCACCAAGCAAGCTCCGTGTCAAGGTAACCATCGAAGAGAGGGAAGGCGTTAAGGTGGCTGAAGTACACCTTGCTTGA